The Blattabacterium cuenoti genome segment TGAACAAATTTCATCTTTCATTTGTTCTGGAGTTGTTAGTTGTCTTTCTTCAGGAAGATACCATGCAGATCCTAAAGATCGACCTCTAGGAACTATAGTAACTTTTACCAAAGGAGAAGCATGTTCTAATAACCAACTAATAGCTGCATGTCCAGCTTCATGATAAGCTATTCTCCTTTTTTCATTGGGTTTTATTATTTTATTTTTTTTCTCCAATCCACCTATTATACGATCTATTGCATCTAAAAAATCTTGATTTCTTATTTTATTTCTATTTTTTCTTGCTGCAATAAGAGCAGATTCATTACAAACATTAGCTATATCTGCACCACTAAAACCAGGAGTTTGTCTAGCTAAAAAATTAATATCTATATTTTTAGATAAAACTAATTTTTTTAAATGAACACGAAATATTTCTTTTCTTTCACTTAATTCTGGGGGATCTACCAAAATAGTTCTATCAAATCGTCCTGGACGCAATAATGCTTTATCTAAAATATCTGAACGATTGGTAGCAGCTAATACGATAACATTAGTTTGTGTTTCAAAACCATCCATCTCAGTTAACAATTGATTCAATGTATTTTCCCTTTCGTCATTAGATCCAGCTATACTGCTTTTTCCCCTAGCTCTTCCTATTGCATCAATTTCATCTATAAATATTATACATGGACATTTTTCTTTGGCTTTTTCAAATAAATCTCTTACTCTTGACGCACCTACTCCTACAAACATTTCTACAAAATCCGATCCAGATAAAGAAAAAAATGGAACTTTTGCTTCACCAGCTACTGCTTTTGCTAATAAAGTTTTTCCAGTTCCTGGAGGACCAATTAACAATGCTCCTTTAGGAATTTTTCCTCCAAGTTTTGTATACCTATTATGATTTTTTAAAAAATCTACAATTTCTTGAACTTCTTCTTTAGCTCCTTCTAAACCAGCAACATCTTTAAATGTTATTTTTATATCATCATTTTCATCAAATAATCTAGCTTTAGATTTTCCAATATTAAATATTTGACTTCCTGGACCACTACCAGTAGGACTTATTCTTCTAAAAATAAAAATCCAAAATATTATTAATAATAAAAAGAAAATTCCATAATCTAAAAGAAACTTAGTAAGTGTATATTCTTGTTGATTTTTAAAATCAATTAGAGTATCTAAATCATATTTAGTCTTTAATTTTTCAAATTTTCTTTGAAAAAATTGCAAATCTCCTATTTCAAATTCATATTGTAATGGTTTTTGTTGTATTAAAAATATTTTTTTTTCATTTTCATTAAACCAGTTATTTTTATGATTTTTATCTTTTATTATTAAATCATTATTAAATTCTTTTTTTAGAAAAACATGAACAATTTCTTTGTGTTTGACAATAATTTTTTCTACTTTTCCTTTTGATAAAATTTCAAAAAATGTATCCTGATCTATTTTTTTAGGATTAGAAAAAAAAGATTTTAAAAAAAATATTCCCAAAAATATAGCAAGTATAACAGCATAAATCCAAAAAAAGTTATTTCTATTTTTTGCTTTTTTATTTATCATACTAAAAATTTCTCCATTTCTTTATTTTCTTTATTTTTAAAGAATTATTATACTAAAATAATAAAAATTTATCTCTATACATTATATAATATATCATTCCAAATACCTTCTATATTATAATACGAACGAAATTCTTTTTGAAAGATATGAATTACAATATTAATATAATCCACTAATATCCAATTTTTATTTTTTAATCCTTCTATATGTCTAGGCATTTGTTTAAATTCATTTTTAATAATTTTTTCTATTGATTGAAATATGGCATAAACTTGATTTCTGGATTTACCATCGCAAATAACAAAATAATCATATATAAGATTTTCTTTTTTTTTAAAATTTAGTATAGATATATTTTCTCCTTTAACTTCTTGAATTCCCTTTATAATTTTTTTTAAAAACAAAATGAATATTTTAAAATTTTAAATTTGATAAAAAACAAAAATAATTGAAAAATTTTATTTGGCCTATAAAAATAATTTATTTAAAAGAAGTAGATTCAACTAATAAATTTGCAAAATTATATATTAAACAAAAATTATATTCAACTATTCTCAATGAATGGATTGTTATTTTTTCTAGAAAACAATTCAAAGGCCTTGGGAAAAAAGGTTTTTGGTTATCAGAATGTAATAAAAATATAACATTTAGTATTATATTCAATCCTAAAAACATTTTAATCAAAAATATATTTTTAATAAATATTATTATTAGTAATGCCATTCATAAAATATTATATGCAGAAATTAATTATCCTATTTGGATTAAATGGCCAAATGATATAATAATTAAAAATAAAAAAATAGGTGGAATACTAATAGAAAACTATATTAGATCCAATACAATAAAATTTTCTATTATTGGAATAGGAATAAACGTTAAACAAAAGATTTTTAATGAAAAATGGAACGCTACTTCATTAGAAAAAATATTTAATGTAAAATTTGATATAGATTACTTAATTTTTAAGTTAGTCTTTTTTATTCAAAAAGAATATCTTATTTTTTTAAAATTCGGAACAAAAATAATAAAAAAATATTATATTGATAATTTGTATATGAAAAATATAACAAATAATTTTTTTTATCCTAAAAAAAAATTATTTGTTTTTGGAACTATTCAATCAATAACAGATAAAGGATTTTTATTGATTGAAATAAATAACAAATTACATTCATTTTGGCAAGAAGATATAATATTAACTAATTAATTTAGTTAGTTTATTATAACTATTTTATAGTTCTTATTCTTAAAAGAATTTTTTCTTCATTTAAAAGAAATTTTTTTATAATTATAAAAAATATAATATTAATTAAATTAGATGTAAAATAGTACAAGGATAAAGCAGATGCATAACTATTAATAAATAATAACATAATAAAAGGCATTAAATATAACATAATATCAATATTAGAAAATATTGAATCTTCATTATTATTATAAATTCCTTTTTCACTATTACTACTTATTTTGGTATAAACTAATAATGCAATAGAATATAGCAATGTTAATAAACTAACATGATTTCCATAAAAAGGAATAGAAAAAGGTAATTCTAAAATAGAATCATATGATGTCAAATCATCTACCCATAAGAATGATTCCCCTCTTAAATTAATTAATGTAGGAAAAAATTTAAATAATGAATAAAAAATTGGAATTTGAAATAATGCAGATAAACAACCTGACATGGGGTTTATTCCAACTTTTTTGTATAATTCCATAATAGCTTGTTGTTTTCTTATGACATCTTTATCTTTAAATTGATTATTTAATTTTTCTATATCTGGACGAATTAATTTCATAATTGCATTTAACTTATATTGTTTATAAGTAATTGGATATAATAGTAATTTTACTACCATAGTCATTAAAATTACAATGATTCCATAACTAAAATTACTCTTTTCTAAAAATTGAAAAATTGTTAAAAAAAAATATTTATTAATATATTTTAATATCCCCCATCCAAATGGAATAATATCTTCAAAATTATTTTCATATTTTTTTAAAATATTAAAATTTAATGGACCAAAATAAAAATGAAAATAAAAATTAGATTCTTTATTTTTTTTTTTATTTAAAGGAGTACTTATATAAATTTTTTTTAAAATTTTTCCATCAAAATAATTTTTAGAATAAATAAATACATCTTTTAATATTTTATCTGAATAAATTATAGTGGAAAAAAACTGTTGTTTAGCGGCTATCCAATTTATATTGGAAATATTCTTTTCTACTATATTTTTTTCAGATAAATTTTTAACAAAATTATTATCATCTTTATAAGAAGACAAATAATATAATTTGGTATAAGAATTTTCCCAATTTCTATCTTTTTCTACAGAAAATAAATATTGTTGAAAATCTAAACTTGATAAATTATATGGAATATTATTCATTTTAATAGAAAAATCTACGCTATAATATCTACCTTTTTTTATTTTATATACATAATATAAATTTCCTTTTTTTATATTAGGAAATATGGCTTTCATAACTAAAATAATATAATCATCATTTTCTTTTCTAATAAAAGGTTTAAAAAATATTTTTTCTGTACTTAAAGTATTCTTACTATTTCTTGAATTAGAAAAAAATATTCTATGTAAAAAACTATTTTTTTTTACTAAAAAAAGATTTTTTACATGAGAATTAGCTACTTTATCATAAGATTTATATTTTTTAAGAAATACCTTATCTATTATTCCACCAATATTTGAAATTCTTAATTTTAAAACATCATTTTCTAGATTAGAATATCTCTCTTTTATATTTCTTTTTCTAATTAAAAAATTAGCTTTCTGATTAAAAAATTCATTTTCTTTTTTCTCTATAAAATTATTTTTATTCAAAAAAAATGTAAATACTATTAAAACAATAAGAATAAGAAAAAAACCTATTATAGAACTATAATCTAAATTTCTATTGTTATTCATAATAATAGAGAGAAATAATTCTTAAATATCATAAGATTTATATTTTTTAGAAAATAATACAAAAGAAATAAATAATGGATGGGGATTAATTACTGTACTTTTATATTCTGGATGATATTGCACCCCTATAAAAAATATATGATTTTTTAATTCTAAAGCTTCTACTAAATTAGTTTCTGGATTTATTCCTACTATTTTCATTCCTGCTCTAGAAAAAATATCTATATATTTATTATTAAATTCATATCTATGTCTATGTCTTTCAACAATATATTTCTTTTTATAAATAGAAAATAATTTAGAATCT includes the following:
- the ftsH gene encoding ATP-dependent zinc metalloprotease FtsH, which gives rise to MINKKAKNRNNFFWIYAVILAIFLGIFFLKSFFSNPKKIDQDTFFEILSKGKVEKIIVKHKEIVHVFLKKEFNNDLIIKDKNHKNNWFNENEKKIFLIQQKPLQYEFEIGDLQFFQRKFEKLKTKYDLDTLIDFKNQQEYTLTKFLLDYGIFFLLLIIFWIFIFRRISPTGSGPGSQIFNIGKSKARLFDENDDIKITFKDVAGLEGAKEEVQEIVDFLKNHNRYTKLGGKIPKGALLIGPPGTGKTLLAKAVAGEAKVPFFSLSGSDFVEMFVGVGASRVRDLFEKAKEKCPCIIFIDEIDAIGRARGKSSIAGSNDERENTLNQLLTEMDGFETQTNVIVLAATNRSDILDKALLRPGRFDRTILVDPPELSERKEIFRVHLKKLVLSKNIDINFLARQTPGFSGADIANVCNESALIAARKNRNKIRNQDFLDAIDRIIGGLEKKNKIIKPNEKRRIAYHEAGHAAISWLLEHASPLVKVTIVPRGRSLGSAWYLPEERQLTTPEQMKDEICSLLAGRSAEEIIFKTVSTGALNDLERVTKQAQSMIAIFGLNDRIGNISYYDSTGQDEFSFSKPYSEKTAQIIDEEIFKMITEQYERAKKILNDNKKKLIILANELLDKEVLFRDDLEKIFGKRDFPDEIGDLLEDN
- a CDS encoding biotin--[acetyl-CoA-carboxylase] ligase, which codes for MKNFIWPIKIIYLKEVDSTNKFAKLYIKQKLYSTILNEWIVIFSRKQFKGLGKKGFWLSECNKNITFSIIFNPKNILIKNIFLINIIISNAIHKILYAEINYPIWIKWPNDIIIKNKKIGGILIENYIRSNTIKFSIIGIGINVKQKIFNEKWNATSLEKIFNVKFDIDYLIFKLVFFIQKEYLIFLKFGTKIIKKYYIDNLYMKNITNNFFYPKKKLFVFGTIQSITDKGFLLIEINNKLHSFWQEDIILTN
- a CDS encoding YidC/Oxa1 family insertase periplasmic-domain containing protein; translated protein: MNNNRNLDYSSIIGFFLILIVLIVFTFFLNKNNFIEKKENEFFNQKANFLIRKRNIKERYSNLENDVLKLRISNIGGIIDKVFLKKYKSYDKVANSHVKNLFLVKKNSFLHRIFFSNSRNSKNTLSTEKIFFKPFIRKENDDYIILVMKAIFPNIKKGNLYYVYKIKKGRYYSVDFSIKMNNIPYNLSSLDFQQYLFSVEKDRNWENSYTKLYYLSSYKDDNNFVKNLSEKNIVEKNISNINWIAAKQQFFSTIIYSDKILKDVFIYSKNYFDGKILKKIYISTPLNKKKNKESNFYFHFYFGPLNFNILKKYENNFEDIIPFGWGILKYINKYFFLTIFQFLEKSNFSYGIIVILMTMVVKLLLYPITYKQYKLNAIMKLIRPDIEKLNNQFKDKDVIRKQQAIMELYKKVGINPMSGCLSALFQIPIFYSLFKFFPTLINLRGESFLWVDDLTSYDSILELPFSIPFYGNHVSLLTLLYSIALLVYTKISSNSEKGIYNNNEDSIFSNIDIMLYLMPFIMLLFINSYASALSLYYFTSNLINIIFFIIIKKFLLNEEKILLRIRTIK
- the rsfS gene encoding ribosome silencing factor, with product MFLKKIIKGIQEVKGENISILNFKKKENLIYDYFVICDGKSRNQVYAIFQSIEKIIKNEFKQMPRHIEGLKNKNWILVDYINIVIHIFQKEFRSYYNIEGIWNDILYNV